CGCCGTCGACTTCCATCCCCCGTTGGTGTTTGTATCGACTGGCGTCATGGACCTCTCGATGTCGCTACACCGGCCGGAGCCGGAGAAGCGGCGACTGCAAATGGACAAAAACAAGGGGGAGGATACCGTTCGGCGAGTCCTTCGCTCAAGGCCGAACGAACAGACTTCGCCTGACGCCGAGCCGCGGACGTACTACCATGGCTCCCGTACGGGAACCGACGGCCCGGGCGTGGTGAGCCGGCCGGTGGGTTGTGCTCGTACAATGCAAACCGCGACTCGAGTGACGGACAACCAATAGGAGACTCAAACGTGTCGAACGCAAACCAACCCAGCCTGACCCAACCCGATGCCGGCCAGCGCAGCGGCTTCGCTCGTCTCATGCTGGAGCAATGGCCCTATGTTCTACTCTTCGTCGCCGTCATTGCGGGCGTCGCCTTCACCGACATGCGGTTGGAGTTCGCGCTGCTTTACTGGCAGATCTTGATCCCGGTCTTCGGCCTCGTTGCCTTGGCGATCGGCTGGAACTCCGCGGGCGAAGACGCCAAGGCGCGGACCGCGTTTGCGCTCAAGACGATCATGCACTGGGGGGCCCTGTTTGTCTTGGTTTGGATCCTCTATCTGCCGCAGCTCAAGGATGTTCTCAACGCCGAGCTCACAGGACTGCAGATCATCTTCCTGCTCGGCCTGACGGCGTTCCTGTCGGGGGTTCACGGCAATCCGCGGATGTCGGTTATCGGTGTCTTTCTGATCGTCAGCGGAATCGTCGTCGCTTTTCTCGACGATGCGGCGCTCATGATGTCCGTGCTTGCCGTCGCGGTGATGGTGGGATTGATCCTGTGGCAGAAATTTGCGGGCGGAAAATCGGCCGACTGAGGGAGGCCGAGCGCACGCGGGTTTCTGGGATAGCAGACTGCGTCCCGCGCGCGTCGGGGCAAGGCGCGCGGGACGAGGCGTTGCGGTCGACAAGGCGAGCGCCTAGGGCACTCCTAGGGTGACCCCTTAGTATAAGAGGAGGCGAAACGCCGGCTCGGTGCGCGTGGGGCGTGCAATGCGGCGAAACATCCACGTGTGCTCGGTATCTGCCCGCCGCCACATGTGCATGGTCGGGTAAGAGGCGGCCACTGCAACCGACGGCTGCAGTGGCCTACGCCGGACCCGTGCGCGTGGAGCTGTGCGTCCTCGGCAGAACCGCCTTGGGTCTCCCCGCTCACGAGCCCGAACGTTGAAGGGGCAGATACATCTCCTCTAGGGTGCCCACATTTCGTGAATATCAGTTTTCGTGCCAGGCGGTGATCCGCAGCTTTGTAGGGTTCCGGCGGCGACTCGTATGACCAACTCTGACCCAGCCTGTCATCAGGTGACGGTTTCCGGCGCAGCTCCGAGGTTGCGTCCGTTTGTCGTCGGTCATTTTTCTAATGCAATGATCGGAAAATAAAAAGGCCATCGCGCTCGCCTTGGCGAATCACGATGGCCTAAGTTCGGAGTCGGGCGGAGGAGGGGACCCGACCCCGAGGGCTTGCTTGGCATGGCTGAATATCGCTGTTCGGCGTGGATTCGGACCACATCTCCGATCGATCACGATTTGTGATGTTCTCGACTCGTCGTTTCTGCTTTCGCCGTTATCTACGCAGAGGGCGTGCCAAAGTACGAATGGGCGCAGGGAGAGGTCGGACCCGAGGACCATTCGGAACCGCAGATCGCTTGCTGAACAGCGCTTCGGGAATATAAAAATTTGAAATCTAAAACAATAAAACCGCCCGTTGGCGGGCGGTCTTACGTTTGGCAGCCATCGGAGTCGCCGGGGAAGGGGGCTGCGCGTTCCGAGGCATGACCCCGGAGCCCCGCCGACGATGACCTAGGCCGTCATCTGCTGACGCGTTTGGGTCACTCGGCCTGCACCGCGGCCAAAGCGGTCATATTGAGCAGTCCCCGCACGGAGGTGCTCGGCGTCACGATGTGGGCCGCGCGGTCCGCCCCGAGCAGCATCGGGCCGAAGGCGCCGCCCTCGTTGATGGTCCGCAGCAGGTTGAAGGCGATGTTGGCCGCGTCCTGGTTGGGCATGATCAGAAGATTCGCGCGACCGCTCAGCTTCGAGTCGGGGAAACGCGCCTCGCGCACGGCGGCGTCCAGGGCCAGGTTGGCGTGCATCTCGCCTTCGACCTCGAGGTTCGGGGCGCGGGTGCGCAGCAGTCGCATCGTTTCCTGCATCTTGCGCGCGGCCGGGGACTCGTGACTGCCGAAGTTGGAGTGCGAGAGCAGCGCGATCTTGGGCCTCAACCCGAAGCGCTGGACCTGCGCCGCGCACAGGAAGGTGATCTCGGCGAGATCCTCCGCGCTCGGGTCCGCCTGCACGTAGGTGTCGGCGATGAAGAGCGGCCCTGCCGGGAGGACGATGGCGTTCATAGCGGTGAGGTGACGCACGCCAGGCGCAGTGCCGATCACCTCCTCGACATGCTTCAGGTGTCGTGCATAACGTCCGACCACGCCGCAGATCATGGCATCGGCATCCCCGCATCGGACCATGGTCGCGGCCAGTACGGTGGGGTCGTTGCGGATGTACTCCTGCGCCTCGTCCGGCGCGTAGCCTCGTCGCTGGACGCGCTCGTAGAAGGTCCGCCAGTGTGTGTCGAAATTGGTGTTCTCGCAGGGCACGATCAGATCGAAATCGCGACCCGGACGCATGGTCAGGCTCAGCTCTTTCAGGCGGTTTCCGATGACCTCCGGGCGGCCGATCAACATCGGGCGGGCGATCCCCTCGAGGATGGCCTGCTGAGCCACCTGGAGAACCCGCTCGTTTTCGCCTTCGGCGTAGATCACCCGTTTCGGCGCGGCTCGCGCCTGATCGAACACCGGCTTCATGGTCATCCCGGTGCGATAGGCCCGCAGATGCATGGCGGTTCGATAGGCGTCCAGGTCGGCGATGGGTCGGGTGGCGACACCGCTCTCCATCGCGGCACGCGCCACCGCCGGGGCCAGATTCTCCATGAGACGCCGGTCGAAGGGTTTGGGGATCAGGTACTCTGGCCCGAAGGTCAACTCGCCCCCGCCATAAGCGGCGCGTACGATATCCGACGGCTCGGCCATGGCGAGATCGGCGATCGCCTTGACGCAGGCGATCTTCATCGCTTCGTTGATCTCGGTGGCACCGCAATCGAGCGCGCCGCGGAAGATGAAGGGGAAGCAGAGAACGTTGTTGACCTGATTCGGAAAATCCGACCGTCCGGTGGCGATGATGGCGTCCGGTCTGGCGGCGCGGGCCAGCTCCGGCATGATCTCGGGGACCGGGTTGGCCAGCGCCATGATGATGGGCGCGTCCGCCATCTTGGCCAGCCACTCGGGCTTGAGAATGCCGGCGGCTGAAAGACCCAGGAAGATGTCGGCGCCCTCGATGGCCTCCTGAAGGGTACGCTGCTCGGTCTCGATCGCGTAGCGGCCTTTGTAGGGGTCCATCTCCTCGGTGCGGCCGCTGTAGACCACGCCGGCGATGTCGGTGAGGGTGACGTTCTCCTTCGGCAGACCCATGCTCACCAGCAGGTCGACACAGGCCAGCGCGGCAGCGCCCGCGCCGGCCGTGACCAATCGGGCCTTGCCGATGTCCTTGCCCACCACGCGCAAGCCGTTGAAGATGGCCGCGGAGACGACGATTGCGGTCCCGTGCTGGTCGTCGTGGAAGACCGGGATGCCCATCCGCTCTTTGAGGGCGCGCTCGATGATGAAGCACTCCGGCGCCTTGATGTCCTCGAGGTTGATGCCGCCGAAGCTGGGCTCCATGCGCGCGACCGTCTCGATGAACTTCTCCGGGTCGCGCTCCTCGATCTCGATGTCGAACACATCGATGTCCGCGAACTGCTTGAACAGAACAGCTTTTCCTTCCATCACCGGCTTGGAGGCGAGGGCGCCGATGGCGCCGAGACCCAGCACCGCCGTGCCGTTGGTGATGACCGCGACCAGGTTGCTGCGCGCGGTGTAGAGCGACGCGTTCATCGAGTCCTTCTCGATCTCGCGGCAGGCCGCCGCGACCCCCGGCGAATAGGCCAGCGCCAGATCGCGCTGGTTGCCCATGGGCTTGGTCGGTTTGATCTCCAGCTTGCCGGGCTTGGGATAGCGGTGATAGTCGAGCGCGTTCTGGTCGAATGAGTCCGGCATCTGGGTCTCCGTTGGGTGGTGTGCGGCGTGCTTGACCGACTCGGTCGGTCCGGCCGTTATGTCCCGGTTATTATGCTGCGGCGCAGCAGATTGCTGCAAAGATTTCAACCGATTCGTCTTAAACCGCGCCCGGTGCGGTATGCGTCGTTTTTTGGATTGGCTTGGCCGCGCCTGCTCCGACGACCGCCGGAGCGGGCGCGGTTTATGCGGCGCACGGCGTGAAGGCGTCTTCTCGAATGTTCCTTGATCAGCCGTGAATCACAGCCCCGGCGGCCCGCTGCTCGGCGGACCCAGCTCGATATTGTCCTGTAGCTCCGCAACCTCGCCGAGTGCGGGACGGTCGAGGATGGTGACCTGGGCTCCGTGGACCTCGATGGTGCCCCGCCCGGCAAGCTCTTTCATCACGCGCGAGAAGGTCTCCGGCTGGATCGACAGACGCGAGGCCAGCACGCCCTTGCGCACGTCCAGCTTGACCGAACGACTCTCGGGCGAGACCTTCGTGAGCAGATAGCGCGCGACTCGGCTGCTTGCCGTGTGCATGGTCAGGTTGTCGATCTCGCCGATCAGACCGCGCAGGCGCTGACTGAGCGAGCCGAGCATCAGAAAGCAGGTGTCGACCGACTCGCGCAGCATCAGTGCGAAGTCCCGCGCGTCCAAGCTCAGCAGCTCGGACGGCGCCAATGCGCCTGCGCAGACCGGATAGCGCGGGGCGTTGAGAAACATCAGCGCCTCGGCGAAGGTTTGGCCGGGAGAAACCAGCTCGATGACCTTCTCCGCCCCGCCCGGCGAGAGCCGAAAGAGCTGGATCCGGCCCTTGAGAACGAGGTAGAAGCGCTCCGCGGGATCCCCCTGACTGAACAGAAGCTGCTCGGCGCCGAGGGTGACACGCGTCGCGTGCTGGCTCACGCGCTCGAGTTGGTCGTGGCTGAGTCCGGCGAGCAGGGGTGCGGTCTTCAACTCGTCGATCATCGGATGCCTTGTAGCGGGGTCGCCGGTGGTTGAGATCTCGCGTCGATCTACGGGAGCGTGACGGCTGTGTCAAGCCGGAGAGCCACGATCGGCGACCGGATCGGCTTGATTTGCATCAAGGCAGATCATGCCTCGGGAACGTGCAATGCGGCCAGGGTTCGATCCATCACCGAGGGCCTTATCCGTGGCGCAAGTCTTTACGAAATCCATGGCGCGGAACATCTTTTACGGTGGCTCCGTGTTCTTCATCCTGCTGTTTCTCGCCCTGACGCTCGACACCTCTTTCGCCTTGCCCGAGCGCGATCAACGCCATCAACTGGACCTTTCGACCGAGGTGGGCCAACGCATCGCCAAGGGCAAAGTGCTCTGGGAGAACAACAACTGTATCGGTTGCCATACGCTGCTCGGTGAAGGGGCCTATTTCGCGCCCGAGCTGGGAAACGTCTATACCCGTTTCGGCAACAGCAAGGAGGCGATCAAGGCCTATATCCAGAGTCGCCCCCCGATGGGCATCCCCGGTCGGCGCAGCATGCCCCAGTTCAACTTCACCGACGAGGAGCTCGATGCGATCGCCGAGTTCCTGAAATACAGCTCCGAGATCGATGCGGCAGGCTGGCCGCCGAACATCCAAGGCTGAGTCGCTGCACCGGAGAACCCATGTGATGAAATACACGTCCCAAGCCGTCGCCAAGCCGTATTTTATTGCTGCGATCGGACTCTTTCTCGCCCAAGTGATCTTCGGAATCATCCTGGGCATCCAATATGTCATCGGTGATTCCCTCTTTCCGGAGATCCCCTTCAATGTTGCGCGCATGGTGCACACCAACACCCTGATCGTCTGGCTGTTGATGGGCTTCATGGGCGCGGCCTATTATCTGATCCCGGAGGAGAGCGAGCGGGAGCTGTATGCGCCCTGGCTGGCGCATCTGACCTTCTGGGTCTTCCTGATCGCCGCTGCCCTGACCGTGATCGGCTATCTTGCGGTTCCTTATGCACGCCTCGCCGAGATGACCGGCAACGACATCCTGCCGACCATGGGGCGGGAGTTCCTGGAGCAGCCGACCATCACCAAGGTCGGCATCGTAATCGTCGCGCTCGCCTTCCTGTTCAACATCGGCATGACGGTGCTCAAGGGACGCAAGACGGTCGTGAGTCTGATCATGCTGATCGGTCTGCTCGGTCTTGCGCTCTTGTTCCTGTTCGCTTTCTATAACCCGACCAACCTGGTGCTGGATAAGTTTTACTGGTGGTGGGTGGTGCATCTGTGGGTCGAAGGCGTCTGGGAGCTGATTATGGCGTCCATGCTGGCCTTTGTGCTGATCAAGACGACAGGCGTCGATCGCGAGGTGGTCGAGAAATGGCTCTATATCATCGTCGCCTTGGCTTTGATCACGGGCATCATCGGCACCGGACACCATTACTACTGGATCGGTACCCCGGAATACTGGCAATGGTGGGGCTCCATCTTCTCGGCACTCGAACCTCTGCCCTTCTTCATGATGACGGTGTTCGCCTTCAACATGGTCAACCAGCGTCGACGCAATCACCCGAACAAGGCGGCCGTCTTATGGGCGCTCGGCACGGCGGTGCTCGCATTCCTCGGCGCGGGCGTCTGGGGCTTCCTGCATACCTTGGCGCCGGTGAACTTCTACACCCACGGCTCTCAAATCACGGCCGCTCATGGGCATCTCGCCTTCTATGGGGCCTATGTGCTGATCAACATCACCATGATCTCCTACGCCATGCCGCTCCTGAACGGTCGGGAGGCCAACAGCATGCGCTCGCAGGTCTTGGAGATGTGGTCCTTTTGGCTCATGAGCGTCTCCATGGTGTTCATCACGCTGTTCCTTACCGCCGCGGGGATCCTGCAGATCTTCCTGCAACGGTATACGGAGACGCCGCTGCCCTTCATGGTGGTGCAGGAGAAGGTGGCGCTTTTCTACTGGCTCCGTGTGATCTCGGGGCTCGTCTTCCTGGGTGGTTTGGGCACCTACATCGCGTCCTTCTTCGTCGCGGCGCGAGATGCCAAGCACCCGCAGGCGCTGGATGCCGGTCCCATGCCGTCGAGTCCGGCAGGTGTCTGAGGAGCGAGATCCGAGCCCGGCCCGGTCGCGGCTATCCTGTCGCGGCCGCGCCCGACAATGGCGCTAAACCGGGTGTGATACGGCCTGTCGATCGTGCGCGTGGGGTGCGACGATGTCGACCTTTCATCGTCCTGCACCTTTTCGGGGCGCATCCCCTCGGGTTACGCTGCGTGGACCCGGTCGCCGTTGCAGGAGGGTGTCCGGGGCTTTTGCCGATAGGACGATCGTGTTGATCGCGACCACCCCAATAAACCCAATCACCATAATGTCGAGGACACCGCTATGCGTTTCCTATCCACTTTTCTCGTGGCCTTTGTCTTGATTGCCGGCGGCCTCGTGGCGCCCGTCCTGGCGAGCGACGACGACCCGCTCTTCATCAACTTGACAACGGATGACCCGCACCGCGCGAACATGGGCATCACGTTCGGAAAGAATCAACTCGAGCGCGGCCACCCCTTGACCATCTTCCTCAACGACAAGGGCGTCTTCATCGGGGCCAAGGCGAATGCCGCGACCTTCGGCGAGCACCAGGAGAAACTGGCCGCGATGATCGACAAGGGCGCCCTGGTCCTGGTGTGTCCCATGTGCATGAAGCACTACGGTGTCGCCGAGGCGGATCTGATCCCCGGTGCTCAGGTCGGCAACCCCGAGCTGACCGGCGGCGCACTGTTCAAAGACGACACTCAAACCTTGACCTGGTAAACCGCGCCCGGTGCGGTATGCGTCATGTGCTGGGATGACTTGACCGCGCCAGCTCCCACGACCGTCGGAGCTGGCGCGGTTTAAAGTATTGAAAAAGATTAAATTATTAACCGCGCATCACCGAGATCGAGGGCGTCTCCGAAGCCCAACGCAACATGAAAATGACGCATGTCGCTCTGGACGCGGTTTAGAGTGGAGTCAGGTGCGAATAGCCCAGCCCAGCCCGGCCAGTGCGCACGCCGCGATCACCGGGATGATGCCGACCTTGAATCGCCACAGCGCCACGAAGGCCGAGACGGCGAGCAACAGCGAGAACCACTCGAAAGGCCCGGCGAACGGTGCCGCCTCGCTCCCCTCGGGCCAGAGCACATGCCAGGCAAAGAACACCGCCAGGTTGACGATGACACCGACCACGGCCGCGGTGATGCCGGTCAGGGGCGCGGTGAACTTCAGATCATGCCGCGTCGCCTCGATCGCCGGTGCACCGATCAGGATGAAGAGAAACGACGGCAGAAAGGTGAAGAAGGTGGCTACGCTTGCCCCTGCGATCCCGGCGAGCAGCAGTGCATCGGGGCCGAAGATCTCCTTGGTCCAGGCACCTACGAAGCCGACGAATGCGACCACCATGATGAGCGGCCCGGGCGTGGTCTCGCCGAGCGCCAGCCCGTCGATCATCTGGGTCCCGGTCAGCCAGCCGTGGGTCTCGACCCCGCCTTGGTAGACGTAGGGCAGCACCGCGTAGGCACCGCCGAAGGTGACGAACGCCGCCTTGGTGAAGAACCAGCCCATCTGGGTCAACGGCCCCTGCCAGCCGTAGACGAGCCAGAGTAGACCTTCGACCAAACCCCAGAGCGAGAGTCCGACCAGGGCGTAGCCCAAGGTATGCCGCCAAGAGAAGCGAGCGCGCGCCGGCAGCGGCGTGTCGTCGTCGATGATCGCAGTGCCATAGTCGCCGCCGCCGGACCCATGCCCGCCGCCCGTCTTGAATCGATCCGGCGCGATCCGCCCGCCCAGATAGCCGATCAGGCCTGCGCCGAGCACGATCGCCGGAAACGGCACCTTCAGCGCGAAAATAGCGACGAAGGCCGCTACGGCGATCGCCCAGAGTGCCCCGTTGCGCAGCGCTCGGGAGCCGATGCGCCAGGCCGCGAACACCACGATCGCCGTCACCGCCGGCTTGATCCCGTAGAGGATGCCGGCGACGATCGGCAGGTCACCATAGGCCAGATAGACGAAGGTCAGCGCGATCAGGATCCCGAGCGACGGCAGGACAAAGAGGACACCTGCCACGATGCCGCCGAGCGTCCCGTGCATCAGCCAGCCGATATAGGTCGCGAGTTGCTGCGCCTCCGGTCCGGGCAGAACCATGGTGTAGTTCAGCGCATGCAGGAATCGATGCTCGCTGATCCAGCGCCGCCGCTCCACCAGCTCCGTATGCATCATCGAGATCTGCCCGGCCGGCCCGCCGAAGCTGACGAAGCCGAGTTTGAGCCAATAACGAAACGCCTCCGGCAGCGATACCTGCTCGGGTGGGGCGTCGCCGACGGGGGCTGCGGCCTCGCGCGCAGTGGACGTGGACATGGACATGGCTCACCTGGATGGGTGCAAGTTTGACCGGGCCGTTCTATGCGGCGGTTGGCGTCGGTCACGGTGGCGTCCCGCCAACGTTTCCGCAATCCCGACGATCATCCGGATGATATCCGCAGCGCTCAGATCGCGACGACGCGAATTGATGTCGATCAAAGTCGATACCCGAGCGCACCGCTAGGATGCAGGTCAATCAGGGGCCGCCGATGCCCGACCCGACCTGGAGTCCTCGATGTCCGCCACGCTCACCGCAGTGCTGCCCGTGCGTTACCCGCCGGGTGATTCGGCGATC
The sequence above is drawn from the Thiocapsa rosea genome and encodes:
- a CDS encoding DsrE family protein, which gives rise to MRFLSTFLVAFVLIAGGLVAPVLASDDDPLFINLTTDDPHRANMGITFGKNQLERGHPLTIFLNDKGVFIGAKANAATFGEHQEKLAAMIDKGALVLVCPMCMKHYGVAEADLIPGAQVGNPELTGGALFKDDTQTLTW
- a CDS encoding c-type cytochrome, whose protein sequence is MAQVFTKSMARNIFYGGSVFFILLFLALTLDTSFALPERDQRHQLDLSTEVGQRIAKGKVLWENNNCIGCHTLLGEGAYFAPELGNVYTRFGNSKEAIKAYIQSRPPMGIPGRRSMPQFNFTDEELDAIAEFLKYSSEIDAAGWPPNIQG
- a CDS encoding NADP-dependent malic enzyme codes for the protein MPDSFDQNALDYHRYPKPGKLEIKPTKPMGNQRDLALAYSPGVAAACREIEKDSMNASLYTARSNLVAVITNGTAVLGLGAIGALASKPVMEGKAVLFKQFADIDVFDIEIEERDPEKFIETVARMEPSFGGINLEDIKAPECFIIERALKERMGIPVFHDDQHGTAIVVSAAIFNGLRVVGKDIGKARLVTAGAGAAALACVDLLVSMGLPKENVTLTDIAGVVYSGRTEEMDPYKGRYAIETEQRTLQEAIEGADIFLGLSAAGILKPEWLAKMADAPIIMALANPVPEIMPELARAARPDAIIATGRSDFPNQVNNVLCFPFIFRGALDCGATEINEAMKIACVKAIADLAMAEPSDIVRAAYGGGELTFGPEYLIPKPFDRRLMENLAPAVARAAMESGVATRPIADLDAYRTAMHLRAYRTGMTMKPVFDQARAAPKRVIYAEGENERVLQVAQQAILEGIARPMLIGRPEVIGNRLKELSLTMRPGRDFDLIVPCENTNFDTHWRTFYERVQRRGYAPDEAQEYIRNDPTVLAATMVRCGDADAMICGVVGRYARHLKHVEEVIGTAPGVRHLTAMNAIVLPAGPLFIADTYVQADPSAEDLAEITFLCAAQVQRFGLRPKIALLSHSNFGSHESPAARKMQETMRLLRTRAPNLEVEGEMHANLALDAAVREARFPDSKLSGRANLLIMPNQDAANIAFNLLRTINEGGAFGPMLLGADRAAHIVTPSTSVRGLLNMTALAAVQAE
- a CDS encoding cbb3-type cytochrome c oxidase subunit I, which encodes MKYTSQAVAKPYFIAAIGLFLAQVIFGIILGIQYVIGDSLFPEIPFNVARMVHTNTLIVWLLMGFMGAAYYLIPEESERELYAPWLAHLTFWVFLIAAALTVIGYLAVPYARLAEMTGNDILPTMGREFLEQPTITKVGIVIVALAFLFNIGMTVLKGRKTVVSLIMLIGLLGLALLFLFAFYNPTNLVLDKFYWWWVVHLWVEGVWELIMASMLAFVLIKTTGVDREVVEKWLYIIVALALITGIIGTGHHYYWIGTPEYWQWWGSIFSALEPLPFFMMTVFAFNMVNQRRRNHPNKAAVLWALGTAVLAFLGAGVWGFLHTLAPVNFYTHGSQITAAHGHLAFYGAYVLINITMISYAMPLLNGREANSMRSQVLEMWSFWLMSVSMVFITLFLTAAGILQIFLQRYTETPLPFMVVQEKVALFYWLRVISGLVFLGGLGTYIASFFVAARDAKHPQALDAGPMPSSPAGV
- the chrA gene encoding chromate efflux transporter, whose product is MSTSTAREAAAPVGDAPPEQVSLPEAFRYWLKLGFVSFGGPAGQISMMHTELVERRRWISEHRFLHALNYTMVLPGPEAQQLATYIGWLMHGTLGGIVAGVLFVLPSLGILIALTFVYLAYGDLPIVAGILYGIKPAVTAIVVFAAWRIGSRALRNGALWAIAVAAFVAIFALKVPFPAIVLGAGLIGYLGGRIAPDRFKTGGGHGSGGGDYGTAIIDDDTPLPARARFSWRHTLGYALVGLSLWGLVEGLLWLVYGWQGPLTQMGWFFTKAAFVTFGGAYAVLPYVYQGGVETHGWLTGTQMIDGLALGETTPGPLIMVVAFVGFVGAWTKEIFGPDALLLAGIAGASVATFFTFLPSFLFILIGAPAIEATRHDLKFTAPLTGITAAVVGVIVNLAVFFAWHVLWPEGSEAAPFAGPFEWFSLLLAVSAFVALWRFKVGIIPVIAACALAGLGWAIRT
- a CDS encoding Crp/Fnr family transcriptional regulator, yielding MIDELKTAPLLAGLSHDQLERVSQHATRVTLGAEQLLFSQGDPAERFYLVLKGRIQLFRLSPGGAEKVIELVSPGQTFAEALMFLNAPRYPVCAGALAPSELLSLDARDFALMLRESVDTCFLMLGSLSQRLRGLIGEIDNLTMHTASSRVARYLLTKVSPESRSVKLDVRKGVLASRLSIQPETFSRVMKELAGRGTIEVHGAQVTILDRPALGEVAELQDNIELGPPSSGPPGL